The Amblyomma americanum isolate KBUSLIRL-KWMA chromosome 3, ASM5285725v1, whole genome shotgun sequence genome window below encodes:
- the LOC144126036 gene encoding uncharacterized protein LOC144126036, whose amino-acid sequence MLRRRALRRCGRQGLLSALQWDGSSCPSSHELALLELVRWHPGALSRPGEPRLVLVVALRWLSRCQDDPPVVEAALEALGSLLLRHRAALRDCCFELLMSVFHLLASPAASVRHKALGLALILLEVDPVCAPRELLYLAATGDRLQRLATMVAFRRLLCRNSEALLPMQALYELYVEHAEHPADEVLRTEGCLGLELLEHTCVYVDE is encoded by the exons ATGCTGCGACgccgggctctgcggcgctgcggCCGCCAGGGTCTCCTGTCCGCCCTGCAGTGGGACGGTTCCAGCTGCCCCAGCAGCCACGAGCTCGCCCTGCTCGAGCTGGTCCGCTGGCATCCCGGTGCTCTCTCCAGGCCCGGTGAGCCGCGCCTCGTGCTGGTCGTCGCTCTCCGCTGGCTCAGCCGCTGCCAGGACGATCCCCCCGTGGTCGAGGCAGCCCTCGAGGCTCTCGGCTCCCTGCTGCTGCGCCATCGTGCTGCGCTGCGAGACTGCTGCTTCGAGCTGCTCATGAGCGTCTTCCATCTGCTCGCTTCGCCCGCCGCCTCGGTGCGCCACAAGGCGCTCGGCCTCGCCCTG ATCCTGCTGGAGGTGGACCCGGTGTGCGCGCCCCGCGAGCTGCTCTACCTGGCCGCCACGGGGGATCGGCTGCAGCGGCTGGCCACCATGGTGGCCTTCCGCAGGCTGCTGTGCCGAAACTCCGAGGCGCTGCTGCCCATGCAAGCGCTGTACGAGTTGTATGTCGAGCACGCCGAGCACCCCGCCGACGAAGTGTTGCGCACCGAGGGCTGCCTGGGGCTCGAGCTGCTCGAGCACACATGCGTGTACGTCGACGAGTGA